The Helicobacter pylori genome includes a window with the following:
- the xerH gene encoding tyrosine recombinase XerH: MKHPLEELKDPTENLLLWIGRFLRYKCTSLSNSQVKDQNKVFECLNEFNHAFVSSSQLEKVCKKARNAGLLGINTYALPLLKFHEYFSKARLITERLAFHSLKSIDEVMLAEFLSIYTGGLSLATKKNYRIALLGLFSYIDKQNQDENEKSYIYNITLKNISGVSQSAGNKLPTHLNNEELEKFLEGIDKIEMSAKVRARNRLLIKIIVFTGMRSNEALQLKIKDFTLENGCYTILIKGKGDKYRAVMLKAFHIENLLKEWLIERELYPVKNDLLFCNQKGSALTQAYLYRQVERIINFAGLRREKNGAHMLRHSFATLLYQKRHDLILVQEALGHASLNTSRIYTHFDKERLKEAASIWEEN; encoded by the coding sequence ATGAAACACCCCCTAGAAGAATTAAAAGACCCTACAGAAAATCTTTTGCTATGGATTGGGCGCTTTTTGCGTTACAAATGCACAAGCCTGTCTAATTCCCAAGTGAAAGACCAAAACAAGGTTTTTGAATGCTTGAACGAATTCAATCATGCGTTCGTCAGCTCAAGCCAATTGGAAAAAGTTTGTAAAAAAGCCCGTAACGCCGGATTACTAGGTATCAACACCTACGCACTGCCCCTACTCAAATTTCATGAATACTTCAGCAAAGCTAGACTAATAACTGAAAGGCTTGCTTTTCATTCGCTCAAAAGCATAGATGAAGTCATGCTGGCTGAATTTTTGAGTATTTATACCGGAGGTTTGAGTTTAGCCACTAAGAAAAATTACCGGATCGCTCTATTAGGGCTTTTTAGCTATATAGACAAGCAAAATCAAGATGAAAATGAAAAATCTTATATCTATAATATCACACTTAAAAACATCAGCGGAGTGAGTCAAAGTGCAGGCAACAAGCTCCCTACTCATTTAAACAATGAAGAATTAGAAAAATTTTTAGAGGGCATTGATAAAATAGAAATGTCCGCTAAAGTGCGTGCCAGAAACCGCTTGCTCATTAAAATCATCGTTTTTACAGGCATGCGTTCTAATGAAGCCTTGCAACTTAAAATAAAGGATTTCACTTTAGAAAATGGCTGTTACACGATTTTGATTAAAGGTAAGGGCGATAAATACAGAGCGGTGATGCTCAAAGCTTTCCACATTGAGAACCTTTTAAAAGAATGGCTGATAGAAAGGGAATTATATCCCGTTAAAAACGATTTATTGTTTTGCAACCAAAAAGGCAGCGCTTTAACGCAAGCGTATTTGTATAGACAAGTGGAGCGCATCATCAATTTTGCAGGACTCAGGCGAGAGAAAAATGGGGCGCACATGTTAAGGCATTCTTTTGCGACCTTGCTTTATCAAAAACGCCATGATTTGATTTTAGTTCAAGAAGCTCTAGGGCATGCGAGCTTGAATACGAGCAGGATTTACACGCATTTTGACAAAGAGCGTTTAAAAGAAGCGGCGAGCATTTGGGAAGAAAATTAA
- a CDS encoding ribonucleoside-diphosphate reductase subunit alpha — protein MITVVKRNGRIEPLDITKIQKYTKDATDNLEGVSQSELEVDARLQFRDKITTEEIQQTLIKTAVDKIDIDTPNWSFVASRLFLYDLYHKVSGFTGYRHLKEYFENAEEKGRILKGFKEKFDLEFLNSQIKPERDFQFNYLGIKTLYDRYLLKDANNNPIELPQHMFMSIAMFLAQNEQEPNKIALEFYEVLSKFEAMCATPTLANARTTKHQLSSCYIGSTPDNIEGIFDSYKEMALLSKYGGGIGWDFSLVRSIGSYIDGHKNASAGTIPFLKIANDVAIAVDQLGTRKGAIAVYLEIWHIDVMEFIDLRKNSGDERRRAHDLFPALWVCDLFMKRVLEDAMWTLFDPYECKDLTELYGQDFEKRYLEYEKDPKIIKEYINAKDLWKKILMNYFEAGLPFLAFKDNANRCNPNAHTGIIRSSNLCTEIFQNTAPNHYYMQIEYTDGTIEFFEEKELVTTDNNITKCANKLTSTDILKGKKIYIATKVAKDGQTAVCNLASINLSKINTEEDIKRVVPIMVRLLDNVIDLNFYPNRKVKATNLQNRAIGLGVMGEAQMLAEHQIAWGSKEHLEKIDALMEQISYHAIDTSANLAKEKGVYKDFENSEWSKGIFPIDKANNEALKLTEKGLFNHACDWQGLREKVKANGMRNGYLMAIAPTSSISILVGTTQTIEPIYKKKWFEENLSGLIPVVVPNLSAETWNFYTSAYDIDAKDLIKAAAVRQKWIDQGQSINVFLRIENASGKTLHEIYTLAWKLGLKSTYYLRSESPSIDEKSVLDRSVECFNCQ, from the coding sequence TTGATTACGGTGGTTAAACGAAACGGGCGCATTGAGCCTTTGGACATTACAAAAATCCAAAAATACACTAAGGACGCTACGGATAATTTAGAGGGCGTGAGCCAAAGTGAGCTGGAAGTGGATGCGAGGTTGCAATTCAGGGACAAGATCACCACTGAAGAAATCCAACAAACTTTGATTAAAACCGCTGTGGATAAGATAGATATTGACACGCCTAATTGGAGCTTTGTCGCTTCAAGGCTTTTTTTGTATGATTTATACCATAAAGTAAGTGGTTTTACGGGGTATAGGCATTTGAAAGAGTATTTTGAAAACGCTGAAGAAAAGGGCCGCATCTTAAAGGGCTTTAAGGAAAAATTTGATTTAGAGTTTTTAAATAGTCAGATCAAGCCTGAAAGGGATTTTCAATTCAATTATTTAGGGATTAAAACCTTGTATGATCGCTATTTGTTAAAAGACGCTAACAACAACCCTATTGAATTGCCCCAACACATGTTTATGAGCATTGCGATGTTTTTAGCGCAAAACGAACAAGAACCTAACAAAATCGCTTTAGAATTTTATGAAGTTTTAAGCAAGTTTGAAGCGATGTGCGCGACCCCCACTCTAGCGAACGCCCGCACCACCAAACACCAACTCAGCTCATGCTATATTGGCAGCACGCCGGATAATATTGAAGGGATTTTTGACAGCTATAAGGAAATGGCGCTGTTGTCCAAATACGGCGGAGGGATTGGTTGGGATTTTTCTTTAGTGCGATCTATTGGGAGTTATATTGATGGGCATAAGAATGCGAGTGCTGGCACGATCCCGTTTTTAAAAATCGCTAACGATGTGGCGATTGCGGTGGATCAATTAGGCACACGAAAGGGTGCGATTGCGGTGTATTTGGAAATCTGGCACATTGATGTGATGGAGTTCATTGATTTAAGGAAAAATAGCGGTGATGAAAGGCGAAGAGCGCATGATTTGTTCCCGGCTCTTTGGGTGTGCGATCTGTTCATGAAAAGGGTTTTAGAAGACGCGATGTGGACTTTGTTTGACCCTTATGAGTGTAAGGATTTGACTGAGCTTTATGGGCAGGATTTTGAAAAACGCTATTTAGAGTATGAAAAAGATCCCAAGATCATTAAGGAATACATTAACGCTAAAGATTTATGGAAAAAAATCTTAATGAATTATTTTGAAGCTGGCTTGCCTTTCTTAGCCTTTAAAGATAACGCCAATCGGTGCAACCCAAACGCTCATACAGGAATCATTCGATCGTCTAATTTATGCACAGAGATTTTTCAAAACACCGCACCCAACCACTATTACATGCAAATAGAATACACCGATGGCACGATAGAGTTTTTTGAAGAAAAAGAGTTGGTAACGACAGATAATAATATCACTAAATGCGCTAACAAGCTCACTAGCACGGATATTCTAAAAGGCAAAAAAATCTATATCGCTACTAAGGTCGCTAAAGACGGGCAAACGGCGGTGTGTAATCTAGCGAGCATTAATTTAAGCAAAATCAACACTGAAGAAGACATTAAAAGAGTTGTGCCGATCATGGTCAGGCTTTTAGACAATGTGATTGATTTGAATTTCTACCCCAACCGCAAAGTCAAAGCCACTAATTTACAAAATAGAGCCATAGGGTTAGGGGTTATGGGTGAAGCGCAAATGCTCGCAGAACACCAAATCGCTTGGGGGTCTAAAGAGCATTTAGAAAAAATTGACGCTTTAATGGAGCAAATCAGCTACCATGCGATTGACACGAGCGCGAATTTAGCGAAAGAAAAAGGGGTTTATAAGGATTTTGAAAATTCAGAATGGAGTAAGGGGATTTTCCCCATTGATAAAGCCAATAATGAAGCCTTAAAGCTCACCGAAAAAGGGCTTTTTAATCACGCTTGTGATTGGCAAGGTTTGAGGGAAAAAGTCAAAGCCAATGGCATGCGTAATGGCTATTTAATGGCGATCGCTCCAACAAGCTCCATTTCTATTTTAGTGGGCACAACCCAAACGATTGAACCCATTTATAAGAAAAAATGGTTTGAAGAAAATTTGAGCGGGCTAATTCCAGTTGTAGTGCCTAATTTGAGTGCAGAAACTTGGAATTTTTACACATCAGCCTATGATATTGACGCTAAAGATTTGATTAAAGCAGCGGCCGTGCGCCAAAAGTGGATCGATCAAGGTCAAAGCATTAATGTGTTTTTACGCATAGAAAACGCCAGCGGTAAAACCTTGCATGAAATCTACACTCTCGCTTGGAAATTAGGACTCAAATCCACTTATTATTTGCGCAGCGAAAGCCCTAGCATAGATGAAAAAAGCGTGCTGGATCGATCGGTGGAGTGTTTTAATTGCCAATAA
- a CDS encoding sulfite exporter TauE/SafE family protein: MGIYALYIAIGLFTGILSGIFGIGGGMIIVPIMLATGHSFEESIGISILQMALSSFVGSVLNFKKKSLDFSLGLLIGAGGLIGASFSGFVLKIVSSKILMVIFALLVVYSMIQFVLKPKKKDFIADTKRYHLQGLKLFLIGALTGFFAITLGIGGGMLMVPLMHYFLGYDSKKCVALGLFFILFSSISGAFSLIYHHIINKEVLLAGAIVGLGSVMGVSIGIKWIMGLLNEKMHKALILGVYGLSLLIVLYKLFFN, translated from the coding sequence ATGGGTATTTATGCGTTATACATAGCGATAGGGCTTTTTACTGGCATTCTATCAGGGATTTTTGGCATTGGTGGGGGGATGATCATTGTCCCTATCATGCTCGCAACCGGGCATTCTTTTGAAGAATCCATTGGCATTTCCATTTTGCAAATGGCGCTTTCATCGTTCGTTGGCTCTGTTTTGAATTTCAAAAAAAAATCGCTTGATTTTTCTTTAGGCTTGTTGATAGGGGCAGGGGGGCTGATAGGGGCGAGTTTTAGCGGATTTGTTTTAAAAATCGTTTCCAGTAAAATTTTAATGGTTATTTTCGCGCTTTTAGTCGTGTATTCTATGATCCAATTTGTTTTAAAACCCAAAAAAAAAGATTTTATAGCAGATACCAAACGCTACCATTTGCAAGGTTTAAAATTATTCTTAATTGGCGCGCTCACCGGGTTTTTTGCTATCACTTTAGGGATTGGTGGGGGGATGCTCATGGTGCCTTTGATGCATTATTTTTTAGGGTATGATTCTAAAAAATGCGTGGCACTAGGGTTATTTTTCATCTTGTTTTCTTCTATTTCAGGAGCTTTTTCTTTAATCTATCATCACATCATCAATAAAGAAGTGCTTTTAGCAGGGGCGATTGTGGGATTAGGCTCTGTTATGGGCGTGAGCATTGGGATTAAATGGATCATGGGGCTTTTGAATGAAAAAATGCATAAAGCTTTGATTTTAGGGGTGTATGGTTTGTCGCTGTTGATTGTTTTATACAAACTCTTTTTTAATTGA
- a CDS encoding (Fe-S)-binding protein yields the protein MNGNIFEEVGDACVKCAKCVPGCTIYRIHKDETTSPRGFLDLMCLNAQNKLKLDTNLKHLLETCFLCTACVETCPFHLPIDTLIEKAREKIAQKYGIAWYKKSYFSLLKNRKKMDRVFSVAHFLAPCVFKQVGDSLEPRMAFKGLFKRFKKSALPPLNQKSFLQKHAKMKPLENPIQKVAIFIGCLSNYHYQQVGESLLYILEKLNIQAIIPKQECCSAPAYFTGDKDTTLFLVKKNIEWFESYLDEVDAIIVPEATCASMLINDYYKVFLGEKDKDLYVKRLEKITPKIYLASVFLEKHTPLKSLLEKIPKGKKEAITYHNPCHAKKTLNAHKEVRNLLNAHYEIKEMPDNCCGFGGITMQTEKAEFSLKVGLLRAKEIMDTHAEVVSAECGACHMQLNNALKSLDDPNIPPFLHPLELIAKALKSAE from the coding sequence ATGAACGGGAATATTTTTGAAGAAGTAGGGGATGCTTGCGTTAAATGCGCTAAATGCGTGCCAGGTTGCACCATATACCGCATTCATAAAGACGAAACGACTTCGCCTAGAGGCTTTTTAGATTTGATGTGCCTAAACGCTCAAAACAAGCTCAAATTAGACACGAATTTAAAACACCTTTTAGAAACTTGTTTTTTATGCACCGCTTGCGTGGAAACTTGCCCTTTTCATTTGCCCATAGACACTTTAATAGAAAAAGCCAGAGAAAAAATCGCTCAAAAATACGGCATTGCTTGGTATAAAAAATCCTATTTTTCCCTTTTAAAAAACCGCAAAAAAATGGATAGGGTGTTTTCGGTGGCACATTTTTTAGCCCCTTGTGTTTTCAAGCAAGTAGGGGATAGTTTAGAGCCTAGAATGGCGTTTAAAGGCTTATTCAAACGCTTTAAAAAAAGCGCTCTCCCTCCCTTAAATCAAAAAAGTTTTTTACAAAAGCATGCAAAAATGAAGCCTTTAGAAAACCCCATTCAAAAAGTGGCCATTTTTATAGGGTGCTTGAGCAATTACCATTACCAGCAAGTGGGGGAAAGCTTGTTGTATATTTTAGAAAAACTCAACATTCAAGCGATCATCCCTAAGCAAGAATGCTGCTCAGCGCCTGCGTATTTTACCGGCGATAAAGACACCACGCTTTTTTTAGTGAAAAAAAACATAGAATGGTTTGAAAGCTATTTAGATGAAGTGGATGCGATCATTGTGCCTGAAGCCACATGCGCTAGCATGCTCATCAACGATTATTACAAGGTGTTTTTGGGCGAAAAAGATAAGGATTTGTATGTGAAGCGCTTGGAAAAAATCACGCCTAAAATCTATCTGGCGAGCGTGTTTTTAGAGAAACACACCCCCTTAAAAAGTCTTTTAGAAAAAATCCCTAAGGGGAAAAAAGAGGCTATCACCTATCATAACCCTTGCCATGCCAAAAAAACCCTAAACGCTCATAAGGAAGTGCGTAACTTACTCAATGCGCATTATGAAATTAAAGAAATGCCGGACAATTGTTGCGGTTTTGGGGGGATTACGATGCAAACCGAAAAGGCGGAGTTTTCTTTAAAAGTGGGGCTTCTTAGGGCTAAAGAAATCATGGACACTCACGCTGAAGTTGTGAGTGCTGAATGCGGGGCATGCCACATGCAATTAAACAACGCCCTAAAGTCTTTAGATGACCCTAACATCCCGCCATTTTTACACCCTTTAGAACTCATCGCTAAAGCTTTAAAAAGCGCTGAATAA
- a CDS encoding Gfo/Idh/MocA family protein, whose translation MLFAMIGSGGFIAPKHLQAIRDTGHFLDCSFDIHDSVGVLDEYFAQSEFFTNIEDFEKHLEQSRAMGKEINYLSVCTPTHTHFDHIRFGLRNGMHVICEKPLVLDPGEIQELKDLEVKYQKRVFSLLPLRLHCDTLALKEKIKSELDKNPSKVFDITLTYISVQGKWYFSSWRADVNKSGGLATQMGMNIFDTLLYLFGGVKDKVINREEPDCVGGILFLEHAKIRWFFSINPEHMGVAKEKVYHKMILEGEEVNLTQGFDNLYIESYKQILAQGGFGLDDAMASIKLAYELRNLPVSEPNEDSHTLCCKNKTNQ comes from the coding sequence ATGCTTTTTGCTATGATTGGTTCAGGGGGGTTTATCGCTCCCAAGCACTTGCAAGCGATTAGAGATACGGGGCATTTTTTAGATTGCTCTTTTGATATTCATGATAGCGTGGGGGTTTTAGATGAGTATTTCGCGCAATCAGAGTTTTTTACCAATATTGAAGATTTTGAAAAGCATTTAGAGCAATCTAGGGCTATGGGTAAAGAAATCAACTATTTGAGTGTTTGCACGCCCACGCACACGCATTTTGATCACATTCGTTTTGGGTTAAGAAACGGCATGCATGTGATTTGTGAAAAACCCTTAGTTTTAGACCCTGGCGAAATACAAGAATTGAAAGATTTGGAGGTGAAATACCAAAAAAGGGTGTTTAGTCTTTTACCCTTGCGCTTGCATTGCGACACGCTGGCCTTAAAAGAAAAAATTAAAAGCGAATTAGACAAAAACCCTAGCAAGGTGTTTGACATCACGCTCACTTATATCAGCGTTCAAGGGAAATGGTATTTTTCTTCATGGCGAGCGGATGTGAATAAGAGCGGAGGGTTAGCCACTCAAATGGGAATGAATATTTTTGACACTTTATTGTATTTGTTTGGAGGCGTTAAAGACAAGGTTATCAACAGAGAAGAGCCTGATTGCGTAGGGGGGATACTCTTTTTAGAGCATGCCAAAATAAGGTGGTTTTTTTCCATCAATCCAGAACACATGGGAGTGGCTAAAGAGAAAGTTTATCATAAAATGATCCTAGAGGGCGAAGAAGTCAATCTCACGCAGGGCTTTGATAATCTGTATATAGAAAGCTACAAACAGATTTTAGCTCAAGGGGGGTTTGGTTTAGATGACGCTATGGCGTCTATCAAACTGGCTTATGAATTAAGAAACCTCCCAGTCAGCGAACCCAATGAAGATTCGCATACTTTGTGCTGCAAAAACAAAACAAACCAATAA
- a CDS encoding methylated-DNA--[protein]-cysteine S-methyltransferase, with the protein MVLYHYYFKTPKSFPLEYLHLCANESHLLRLDFDTANFSHNTPMNTPLKLSVQALERYFLGQLFEFDAPLDLIGTSFQKQVWSALMTIHYGKTKSYDEIAKLINNPKSCRAVGNANSNNPISLIVPCHRVVRKNGALGGYNGGIEVKKWLLEFESKMLNQQAKNFLIS; encoded by the coding sequence ATGGTTTTATACCACTACTATTTTAAGACCCCTAAGAGTTTCCCTTTAGAGTATTTGCATTTGTGCGCTAATGAGAGCCATTTATTGAGATTGGATTTTGATACGGCCAATTTTTCTCATAATACCCCTATGAATACCCCATTAAAACTCAGCGTTCAAGCCTTAGAGCGTTATTTCTTGGGACAACTTTTTGAATTTGATGCGCCTTTAGATTTGATAGGGACTTCTTTTCAAAAACAAGTTTGGTCTGCGTTAATGACTATCCATTATGGCAAGACAAAAAGTTACGATGAAATCGCAAAGCTTATTAATAACCCTAAATCTTGCAGAGCTGTTGGCAACGCTAATAGCAATAATCCTATTTCTCTGATCGTGCCTTGTCATAGAGTGGTGCGTAAAAATGGTGCTTTAGGGGGGTATAATGGGGGCATAGAAGTCAAAAAGTGGTTGTTAGAATTTGAAAGCAAAATGTTAAACCAGCAAGCTAAAAACTTTTTAATTTCTTAA
- the hemN gene encoding oxygen-independent coproporphyrinogen III oxidase produces the protein MQTIDFEKFSQYSKPGPRYTSYPTAVEFKENFNEESLKTAFFNHDHLKNPMPLSLYTHLPFCRSACYFCACSVIYTSLEEKKTRYISYLKKELALLKNAMDTHREVAQFHYGGGTPTFFSPIQLDEITQSIQEVFPNFSQDIEMSCEIDPRHFTKEHMQTLFDRGFNRLSFGVQDFDFEVQKAIHRIQPFEMVQESVKLARDYGIKSINFDLIYGLPNQTKEGFLKTLEWVLKLDPDRLAVFNYAHVPWVKKTMRKIDETLLPSPRDKLEILEALISFLEKANYQMIGMDHFAKSDNELYLALQKAELRRNFQGYTTKKFTQTIGIGVTSIGEGSDYYTQNYKDLHHYEKALDLGHLPVERGVALSQEDVLRKEVIMQMMSNLKLDYSKIEEKFSIDFKVHFKKELEKLKPYEEAGLLSFNAKGFEMTKTGGMLVRNMAMEFDAYLRGGEKHFSKTL, from the coding sequence ATGCAAACCATTGATTTTGAAAAATTTTCACAATACTCCAAGCCCGGTCCACGATACACTAGCTACCCAACGGCGGTGGAATTTAAAGAAAATTTTAATGAAGAAAGCTTGAAAACGGCGTTTTTTAACCATGACCATCTCAAAAACCCCATGCCCTTATCGCTTTATACGCATTTGCCCTTTTGCAGGAGTGCATGTTATTTTTGCGCTTGTTCAGTCATTTACACAAGTTTAGAAGAGAAAAAAACCCGCTATATCAGCTACCTTAAAAAAGAACTCGCTCTTTTAAAAAACGCGATGGATACCCACAGAGAAGTGGCGCAATTCCACTATGGAGGCGGCACGCCGACCTTTTTTTCGCCCATTCAATTAGATGAAATCACCCAAAGCATTCAAGAAGTTTTCCCCAATTTCAGTCAAGATATTGAAATGAGTTGCGAGATTGACCCTAGGCATTTCACTAAAGAACACATGCAAACCTTGTTTGATAGGGGGTTTAACCGCTTGAGTTTTGGGGTGCAGGATTTTGATTTTGAAGTCCAAAAAGCCATTCACAGGATCCAGCCTTTTGAAATGGTTCAAGAATCCGTGAAGCTCGCTAGAGATTACGGCATCAAATCCATTAATTTTGATTTGATTTATGGCTTACCCAACCAGACTAAAGAGGGTTTTTTAAAAACTTTGGAATGGGTTTTGAAATTAGATCCGGATCGATTAGCGGTGTTTAATTATGCGCATGTGCCTTGGGTGAAAAAAACGATGCGTAAAATTGATGAAACCCTATTGCCAAGCCCTAGAGACAAACTAGAGATTTTAGAAGCTCTTATCAGTTTTTTAGAAAAAGCCAATTACCAAATGATAGGCATGGATCATTTCGCTAAAAGCGATAATGAATTGTATCTGGCCCTTCAAAAAGCAGAATTGCGCCGTAATTTTCAAGGCTATACCACGAAAAAATTCACTCAAACCATTGGCATTGGCGTTACGAGCATTGGCGAAGGGAGCGATTATTACACGCAAAATTATAAAGACTTGCACCACTATGAAAAAGCCCTTGATTTGGGGCATTTACCGGTAGAAAGGGGTGTAGCACTCAGTCAAGAAGATGTTTTAAGAAAAGAAGTGATCATGCAGATGATGAGCAATTTAAAACTGGATTACTCTAAGATTGAAGAAAAATTTTCTATTGATTTTAAAGTGCATTTTAAAAAAGAATTAGAAAAATTAAAGCCTTATGAAGAAGCGGGCTTGCTTTCTTTTAACGCTAAAGGCTTTGAGATGACCAAAACAGGGGGCATGCTCGTAAGAAACATGGCTATGGAGTTTGACGCGTATTTGCGTGGGGGCGAAAAACATTTCAGTAAAACGCTATGA
- a CDS encoding pantothenate kinase, which translates to MKGFVMSGLRTFSCVVVLRGAMVNVAIAGPKIEARGELGRSWGEAVGAGMGGAMGGMIGSLGAWSTVFGAGIGGGIGAYSGAEIGDRVEDFIRGVDREPQTPREPTYDRHFVYDR; encoded by the coding sequence ATGAAAGGATTTGTTATGAGTGGATTAAGAACATTCAGTTGTGTAGTGGTTTTACGCGGTGCAATGGTTAATGTGGCTATAGCTGGTCCTAAAATAGAGGCAAGGGGTGAATTAGGCAGATCTTGGGGGGAAGCTGTTGGAGCTGGAATGGGTGGTGCAATGGGTGGAATGATTGGGTCTCTTGGAGCGTGGAGTACTGTGTTTGGTGCAGGCATTGGTGGTGGAATAGGGGCATATTCTGGAGCTGAAATAGGCGATAGGGTAGAAGATTTTATCCGTGGCGTTGATAGAGAGCCACAAACCCCAAGAGAACCCACCTATGATCGTCATTTTGTGTATGATAGGTAG
- a CDS encoding pyridoxal phosphate-dependent aminotransferase produces the protein MLYSSKIQSLSESTTIAISTLAKELKSQGKDILSFSAGEPDFDTPQAIKDAAIKALNDGFTKYTPVAGIPELLKAIAFKLKKENNLDYELSEILVSNGAKQSLFNAIQALIGEGDEVIIPVPFWVTYPELVKYSGGVSQFIQTDEKSHFKITPKQLKDALSPKTKMLILTTPSNPTGMLYSKAELEALGKVLKDTKVWVLSDEIYEKLVYKGEFVSCAAVSEEMNKRTVTINGLSKSVAMTGWRMGYAASKDKKLVKLMNNLQSQCTSNINSITQMASIVALEGLVDKEIETMRQAFEKRCHLAHAKINAIGGLSALKPDGAFYLFINIGGLCGGDSMRFCHELLEKEGVALVPGKAFGLEGYIRLSFACSEEQIEKGIERIARFVKSKG, from the coding sequence ATGTTATATTCCTCTAAAATCCAATCCCTTTCAGAATCCACAACGATCGCTATCAGCACGCTCGCTAAAGAATTGAAATCGCAAGGAAAAGATATTTTAAGTTTTTCAGCGGGCGAGCCTGATTTTGACACCCCGCAAGCGATTAAAGATGCGGCTATAAAAGCCCTAAATGACGGCTTCACCAAATACACGCCGGTGGCTGGGATTCCAGAACTATTAAAAGCGATCGCTTTTAAATTGAAAAAAGAAAACAACTTGGATTATGAGCTGAGTGAAATTCTAGTGAGCAACGGCGCTAAGCAGAGCCTGTTCAATGCGATTCAGGCCTTAATAGGGGAGGGCGATGAAGTGATTATCCCTGTGCCTTTTTGGGTAACTTACCCTGAGCTTGTGAAATACAGCGGAGGGGTGAGTCAATTCATTCAAACCGATGAAAAAAGTCATTTTAAAATCACCCCCAAGCAACTTAAAGACGCCTTAAGCCCCAAAACGAAAATGCTCATTCTCACCACCCCATCAAACCCTACCGGCATGCTTTATAGCAAGGCGGAATTAGAGGCTTTGGGCAAAGTTTTGAAAGACACCAAAGTTTGGGTGCTTAGCGATGAAATTTATGAAAAGCTTGTTTATAAGGGGGAGTTTGTTTCTTGTGCGGCGGTGAGTGAAGAGATGAACAAACGCACCGTTACCATTAATGGCTTGAGTAAGTCAGTGGCGATGACGGGTTGGCGTATGGGCTATGCGGCGAGCAAGGATAAAAAATTAGTCAAATTGATGAATAACTTGCAAAGCCAATGCACTTCCAATATCAATTCTATCACGCAAATGGCTTCTATTGTGGCGCTTGAAGGGTTGGTGGATAAAGAAATTGAAACGATGCGTCAGGCTTTTGAGAAGCGCTGTCATTTAGCCCACGCAAAAATTAATGCGATTGGAGGGCTGAGTGCTTTAAAACCTGATGGGGCGTTTTATCTGTTTATCAACATTGGCGGTCTTTGTGGGGGGGATTCGATGCGATTTTGCCATGAGTTGTTAGAAAAAGAAGGCGTGGCGTTAGTGCCTGGAAAGGCTTTTGGATTGGAAGGTTATATTCGCTTGTCTTTTGCATGCTCAGAAGAACAGATTGAAAAGGGGATTGAACGCATCGCTCGCTTTGTCAAATCAAAGGGATAA
- a CDS encoding outer membrane protein: protein MKKFVVFKTLCLSVVLGHSLVAAEGSTEVQKQLEKPKDYKAVKGEKNAWYLGISYQVGQASQSVKNPPKSSEFNYPKFPVGKTDYLAVMQGLGLTVGYKQFFGEKRWFGARYYGFMDYGHAVFGANALTSDNGGVCKLNEPCATKVGTMGNLSDMFTYGVGIDTLYNVINKEDASFGFFFGAQIAGNSWGNTTGAFLETKSPYKHTSYSLDPAIFQFLFNLGIRTHIGQHQEFDFGVKIPTINVYYFNHGNLSFTYRRQYSLYVGYRYNF from the coding sequence ATGAAAAAGTTTGTAGTGTTTAAAACGCTCTGTTTATCGGTAGTGTTAGGTCATAGTCTTGTGGCAGCAGAAGGTAGCACAGAAGTGCAAAAGCAATTGGAAAAGCCAAAAGACTATAAAGCAGTGAAAGGCGAGAAAAACGCTTGGTATTTGGGGATCAGCTATCAAGTCGGTCAGGCTTCGCAAAGCGTTAAAAACCCCCCAAAGAGCAGTGAATTTAACTATCCTAAGTTCCCTGTGGGTAAAACCGACTATCTGGCCGTTATGCAAGGCTTAGGGCTTACTGTGGGTTATAAGCAGTTTTTTGGAGAGAAGAGATGGTTTGGTGCCCGTTATTACGGCTTTATGGATTATGGGCATGCCGTGTTTGGAGCGAATGCTTTAACATCAGATAATGGTGGGGTGTGCAAACTCAATGAGCCATGTGCGACCAAAGTAGGGACTATGGGCAATTTGTCTGACATGTTCACTTATGGTGTGGGTATTGACACTTTATACAATGTCATTAATAAAGAAGACGCGAGTTTTGGTTTCTTTTTTGGGGCTCAAATCGCGGGTAACTCTTGGGGTAATACGACAGGGGCCTTTTTGGAAACTAAAAGCCCTTATAAGCACACCTCTTATAGCCTTGATCCGGCGATTTTCCAGTTCCTTTTTAATTTAGGGATTCGCACCCATATTGGCCAGCATCAAGAATTTGACTTTGGCGTGAAGATTCCTACTATCAATGTTTATTATTTTAACCATGGGAATTTGAGCTTCACTTACCGCCGTCAATACAGCCTTTATGTAGGGTATCGTTACAATTTCTGA